One region of Peribacillus simplex genomic DNA includes:
- a CDS encoding glutathione ABC transporter substrate-binding protein, whose translation MGLKRGAGKLFLIMFMVIIITGCSSNNDVSTTASDPNKASNEGGTLVIARLSDAENLDQQFMSTINAASVTHHKIYEGLVQRDENSEIQPMLAEKWKQINDTTWEFKLRHDVTFHDGTPFNAAAVKKTFDRLLDPLVASPRAVVFDMVKEVKPVDEYTVQFILKEPFSPLLSILANHEGGIISPKTIEKYGKKIIQEPNGTGPFVFDSWSPGQEITLMKNKNYWGDKPKVDKVIFKVVPEDSTRISMIETGEAHIAEPLPVAVMDQVESSAAMDVYRNEGYGTEYIGFNVNKEPFNDVRVRKAIAHAIEMDSIIKGVFNNVGVKANSLMGSKVFGYDADLKTYDYNLKEAKKLMAEAGYSKGLDATILTMDSKERVNLAEVLQSQLKGIGIHLKVQVMEYGSFVEQVNKGESEMFIISWRNATGDADYNQYNLFHTESQGAAGNTFFYSNPKVDNLIDAARKEKDEEKRKDLYSEAQEIEMSDTPYIPVRVIENVAAVSKGVKGFSISPSGYLEINEVTIK comes from the coding sequence ATGGGATTGAAGCGTGGGGCAGGAAAGCTTTTCCTAATCATGTTCATGGTTATCATCATTACTGGCTGTTCTTCTAACAATGACGTAAGCACAACAGCAAGTGATCCGAACAAAGCATCAAACGAAGGGGGTACACTGGTCATTGCCCGCTTATCCGACGCCGAGAATTTGGATCAGCAGTTCATGTCCACGATTAACGCCGCTAGCGTCACTCACCATAAAATCTATGAAGGTCTTGTCCAGCGTGATGAGAATAGTGAGATACAGCCTATGCTGGCCGAAAAATGGAAGCAAATAAATGACACGACCTGGGAGTTCAAGCTTAGGCATGATGTAACGTTTCATGATGGCACACCATTTAATGCAGCTGCAGTAAAAAAGACGTTTGATCGACTATTGGATCCGTTGGTCGCTTCTCCTAGAGCGGTAGTATTCGATATGGTAAAAGAAGTGAAACCGGTTGATGAATATACCGTGCAATTCATTCTGAAGGAACCTTTTTCCCCGCTGCTTTCCATCTTGGCGAATCACGAAGGCGGAATCATCAGTCCAAAAACGATTGAAAAGTACGGAAAAAAAATTATCCAAGAGCCGAATGGAACAGGTCCTTTCGTTTTTGATTCATGGTCACCAGGCCAAGAAATTACATTGATGAAAAACAAAAATTATTGGGGAGACAAGCCAAAGGTGGACAAAGTTATCTTCAAGGTCGTCCCTGAAGATTCCACGAGGATATCGATGATAGAAACGGGAGAAGCACATATTGCAGAACCTCTTCCTGTAGCTGTCATGGACCAGGTAGAATCCTCAGCGGCTATGGATGTTTACCGCAATGAAGGGTATGGTACCGAATATATAGGATTTAATGTAAATAAAGAACCGTTTAATGATGTCCGTGTTCGTAAAGCCATAGCCCATGCCATTGAAATGGATTCCATTATTAAGGGTGTCTTTAATAATGTTGGTGTAAAGGCAAATTCCTTAATGGGATCTAAGGTATTCGGGTACGACGCTGATCTGAAAACCTATGATTACAATCTTAAAGAAGCAAAGAAATTGATGGCTGAAGCTGGTTATTCTAAAGGTCTTGATGCGACTATTCTAACAATGGATAGTAAAGAAAGAGTTAATTTGGCAGAAGTACTTCAATCACAGTTAAAAGGTATCGGGATCCATTTGAAGGTTCAGGTCATGGAGTACGGTTCGTTCGTTGAACAAGTAAATAAAGGGGAATCGGAAATGTTCATCATCAGTTGGAGAAACGCGACCGGGGATGCCGATTATAATCAATATAATCTATTTCATACGGAATCACAGGGAGCGGCTGGAAATACCTTCTTTTACAGCAATCCAAAGGTTGATAATTTAATAGATGCTGCCCGTAAAGAAAAAGACGAAGAAAAACGCAAAGACCTATACTCAGAAGCACAAGAGATTGAGATGAGTGATACCCCATATATTCCTGTAAGGGTCATTGAAAATGTTGCCGCAGTCTCGAAAGGTGTAAAAGGGTTTTCAATCAGTCCTTCAGGCTATCTGGAAATAAATGAAGTAACGATAAAGTGA
- a CDS encoding amidohydrolase — protein sequence MNKAYWLTNVTLDSGFVFENERIVRTKTAPYNMYIKDGIIEELQLASSMPLKTDMPVQDAKKLLALPPFKEMHNHLDKTYLGLPWKSCTPVPNLMERLKLEAEELAELAETGRLRAERMLELLLRGGATHIRTHVNIDPYIGMKNLEEIQKALSSFKGKMTYEIVAFPQHGLLRTNSKGLMRQAMKEGAALVGGLDPGGVDNNIEASLYEMVDLAVEFDADIDIHIHDPGHLGFYTIKKLASLIEEAGWKNRAAVSHAFALGDVPIEESHELASILSNLGIAIMSTVPINRVIPPIDLLHEKGVHVALGCDGFYDSWSPFGTGDMLEKAGRLAERYNWKDEYGLSQSLQFITGGVKTLDPEGNRLWPNVGNDASMVFVDASSAAEAVARRSTRAAVMINGNLVYGGLDCESALKAN from the coding sequence ATGAATAAAGCATACTGGCTTACAAACGTTACACTTGATAGTGGATTTGTTTTTGAGAATGAAAGAATTGTTCGAACAAAGACAGCTCCATACAACATGTATATAAAAGATGGGATCATAGAGGAATTGCAATTGGCCTCAAGTATGCCTTTGAAAACGGATATGCCCGTTCAAGACGCGAAAAAGCTGCTTGCACTTCCTCCTTTTAAAGAGATGCATAACCATCTGGACAAGACCTATTTAGGACTGCCCTGGAAATCATGCACTCCGGTTCCGAATTTAATGGAACGCTTAAAACTAGAAGCGGAAGAGCTTGCTGAACTTGCTGAAACTGGGCGACTCCGGGCTGAACGGATGCTTGAACTATTGTTAAGAGGCGGTGCGACGCATATAAGGACGCATGTTAACATTGACCCATACATCGGTATGAAAAACTTGGAAGAAATTCAAAAGGCGCTAAGTAGTTTCAAAGGAAAAATGACATATGAGATCGTGGCTTTCCCCCAGCATGGACTGCTAAGGACGAATTCAAAAGGGTTAATGAGACAAGCGATGAAAGAAGGGGCGGCTTTGGTGGGAGGCTTGGATCCTGGTGGAGTGGATAATAATATTGAAGCTTCCCTATATGAAATGGTGGATCTAGCCGTTGAGTTTGATGCGGATATTGATATCCATATACATGATCCAGGTCATCTTGGATTTTATACGATCAAAAAACTGGCTTCTTTAATCGAGGAAGCTGGATGGAAAAATAGAGCGGCTGTCAGTCATGCCTTTGCACTTGGGGATGTCCCTATTGAAGAATCACATGAACTGGCCAGTATTTTATCAAACCTAGGAATAGCCATCATGTCTACTGTTCCGATAAACCGGGTAATTCCCCCCATTGATTTACTTCATGAAAAGGGTGTCCATGTTGCTCTCGGATGTGATGGTTTTTATGACTCCTGGTCTCCATTCGGTACAGGAGATATGCTGGAAAAGGCAGGAAGATTGGCTGAGAGGTACAACTGGAAGGACGAGTATGGATTGTCTCAATCGCTCCAATTCATTACGGGCGGGGTCAAGACACTGGACCCTGAAGGAAATCGTTTATGGCCGAATGTGGGAAATGACGCAAGTATGGTATTTGTGGATGCATCAAGTGCTGCCGAGGCAGTTGCCAGGAGATCGACGCGCGCTGCAGTCATGATCAATGGAAATCTTGTTTACGGTGGACTCGACTGCGAATCTGCCTTGAAGGCGAATTGA
- a CDS encoding putative thiazole-containing bacteriocin maturation protein: MVNLTPSMRLKVKRDTFFLPEPNRGVYFRNNISSFRMEGGSIVQWIEKLLPMFNGNHTLSELTDGLPGPYRNRVMEIAEVLYGNGFVRDVSQDSPHQLRNQVLERYASQIEFLESCGDSGAYRFETYRKKKALAIGSGPLFLSLVSSLLESGLPAFQIFITDTVPTNRKRLNEIVAHARKTDDEVSIGEVVLEKGEEIEWQEIVQPFDTILYVSQEGDIEELRGLHSVCRQEKKILFPALIINQVGMAGPLVHPDSKGCWESAWHRLHQTVLEKNQASASFSSTAGAMLANIMVFEWFKEATGVTTAEQANQFYLLDMETLEGKWHPFIPHPEVTGKGAAKWIEDFDQMLEQKSGRGEPGKVFMYFSRLTSAESGIFHSWEEGDLKQLPLAQCRVQVVDPLSSGPAELLPDIIRSDLTHEEARRETGLAGVEAYVSRTLSQLVPTLSPLKGAGEIKESIGVGAGETFAECACRGLQSSLDTEFGNKELNQENLVAVQLAEVDDERCRYYLQALTRLQGDPIIALGEEVSGFPVVWAGTSDGWSGAVGLNVTIALRNALQKAVMKVQNQTICLTAPDLVASPVLKEEKPLNLVIPSCGVTGDSEILKSAIQVLKKNKKRIFVFELELETFLKEEMAGVFGVLLREEESG; this comes from the coding sequence ATGGTGAATTTGACCCCTTCTATGCGTTTGAAAGTGAAGAGAGATACGTTTTTTCTTCCGGAACCGAATAGAGGTGTGTATTTCAGGAATAACATAAGTTCGTTCCGTATGGAGGGCGGCTCGATCGTCCAGTGGATTGAAAAGCTATTACCGATGTTCAACGGAAACCATACATTGAGCGAGTTGACGGATGGATTGCCTGGCCCATACCGGAACAGGGTGATGGAAATTGCCGAGGTTTTGTACGGCAATGGGTTTGTACGGGATGTAAGTCAGGACAGTCCCCATCAATTGAGGAATCAAGTACTTGAAAGGTATGCTTCACAAATCGAGTTCCTGGAAAGCTGCGGCGATTCCGGGGCTTACCGTTTTGAAACTTATCGAAAGAAAAAGGCGTTGGCCATAGGCTCTGGCCCATTGTTCCTTTCATTGGTGTCCTCGCTGTTGGAATCCGGATTGCCCGCATTCCAAATCTTCATTACGGACACGGTACCGACCAATAGAAAAAGATTGAATGAAATCGTGGCGCATGCGCGTAAGACGGACGACGAGGTTTCCATAGGGGAGGTCGTGCTTGAAAAGGGAGAAGAGATTGAATGGCAGGAAATCGTGCAGCCTTTTGACACGATTTTATATGTGTCACAAGAGGGTGATATAGAGGAGTTAAGAGGACTTCATTCGGTTTGCAGGCAAGAGAAAAAGATCCTGTTTCCTGCATTGATCATCAATCAAGTAGGCATGGCTGGTCCGCTTGTCCATCCTGATTCCAAGGGGTGTTGGGAGTCAGCGTGGCATCGTTTACATCAAACTGTGCTGGAAAAGAATCAGGCGTCTGCTTCTTTTTCCTCCACAGCCGGAGCGATGTTAGCCAATATAATGGTATTCGAGTGGTTTAAAGAGGCTACAGGTGTTACTACAGCAGAACAAGCCAATCAATTCTATCTGTTGGATATGGAAACATTGGAGGGAAAATGGCATCCATTCATTCCACATCCGGAGGTGACGGGAAAAGGGGCCGCTAAATGGATTGAAGATTTTGATCAGATGCTCGAACAGAAATCGGGCAGGGGTGAGCCTGGGAAAGTGTTTATGTATTTCAGCCGGTTGACATCGGCGGAATCCGGGATCTTTCATAGTTGGGAGGAGGGAGATTTAAAACAGCTGCCGTTGGCTCAATGCCGCGTTCAGGTTGTTGATCCGTTGTCGTCCGGCCCGGCCGAACTTCTGCCTGATATTATCCGTTCAGATCTGACGCATGAGGAAGCGAGGAGGGAAACCGGCCTGGCGGGGGTTGAAGCATATGTATCCCGAACACTCAGCCAGCTCGTACCGACTCTATCTCCGCTTAAAGGAGCAGGCGAAATAAAGGAATCCATCGGTGTCGGAGCAGGGGAAACATTTGCTGAATGTGCTTGCCGTGGGTTGCAAAGCAGTTTGGATACAGAGTTTGGAAATAAGGAGCTCAACCAGGAGAATCTTGTGGCAGTGCAGTTGGCAGAGGTGGATGATGAACGCTGCCGGTATTATTTACAAGCGTTGACCCGGCTGCAAGGAGATCCGATCATCGCGTTGGGTGAGGAAGTGTCTGGTTTCCCGGTAGTTTGGGCAGGAACGAGCGACGGCTGGTCCGGAGCTGTCGGTTTGAATGTAACGATCGCATTACGGAACGCGTTGCAAAAGGCCGTCATGAAAGTCCAAAACCAGACCATTTGCCTCACAGCTCCAGATTTAGTGGCATCGCCTGTTCTTAAGGAAGAAAAGCCCTTGAATCTTGTGATTCCTTCGTGCGGGGTGACGGGGGATTCCGAGATATTAAAGTCCGCCATTCAAGTCTTGAAGAAGAATAAGAAGCGAATCTTCGTTTTCGAATTAGAACTGGAAACTTTCTTGAAGGAAGAAATGGCAGGAGTGTTTGGGGTGCTTTTGCGAGAGGAGGAATCAGGGTGA
- a CDS encoding uracil/xanthine transporter codes for MKSWRSSVTLFSSFQWLFFIFANTVVVPISIGAAFDLPPNVTEMTMRSSLIFTGIACVIQGWKGHKYPIMEGHSGLLWGVMLNLGLSAPSIGLGYAEIGGGIATGLIAAGVVTIIISAFNLISYVQKIFTPMVMTVYLFLLTFQLIFVFFKGMLGITEDGEINIPVSILSLGIVFLVSILKIKGPRTISNFSILIGIIVGWIFYSLLFPEAGGEMGSASASFSFFPLGVPNLEFGIIAISFFAGLLNLCNTFASIQAASELMGDEADHKQYRNSLLMTGGFTIFAPVLGLVPYTPFTSSIGFLQSTQIYERRPFLFGGMLLTIIGLIPPFISFLATMPITVGNAVLFVAYLQLFGTAFNSVKGQHFTSDTIFRLAVPVLVGVSLMNILPNAFSGVPTLLQPFLTNGLIMGVLISIVLEKSVNWKRYEQLQN; via the coding sequence ATGAAAAGTTGGAGATCTTCTGTGACTCTATTTTCTTCTTTTCAATGGTTGTTTTTTATTTTTGCAAATACGGTAGTAGTGCCAATATCGATTGGCGCAGCTTTTGATCTTCCTCCAAATGTTACGGAAATGACCATGAGAAGCTCGCTCATTTTCACCGGGATCGCTTGCGTGATTCAGGGGTGGAAGGGACATAAGTATCCTATTATGGAAGGGCACTCCGGACTACTGTGGGGAGTGATGTTGAATTTAGGGTTATCTGCACCATCCATAGGGCTCGGTTATGCTGAAATAGGAGGGGGAATAGCGACTGGCCTCATTGCAGCTGGTGTAGTGACCATCATTATTTCTGCCTTCAACCTGATTTCTTATGTCCAGAAGATTTTCACTCCCATGGTCATGACCGTTTACTTATTCCTTCTGACGTTCCAGCTCATTTTTGTCTTTTTTAAGGGGATGCTCGGGATCACGGAGGATGGGGAAATTAACATCCCGGTCAGTATTCTGTCATTGGGGATTGTCTTTTTAGTAAGTATATTAAAGATAAAAGGACCAAGGACCATTAGCAATTTCTCCATTTTGATCGGGATAATAGTGGGGTGGATTTTTTACTCGCTGCTATTTCCTGAGGCTGGGGGAGAAATGGGGTCGGCGAGTGCCTCTTTTTCATTTTTCCCATTAGGTGTTCCAAACCTGGAATTCGGGATAATAGCGATTTCTTTTTTTGCAGGATTACTGAATTTGTGTAATACGTTCGCTTCCATTCAAGCTGCATCCGAGTTAATGGGGGATGAAGCTGACCACAAGCAGTATCGAAATTCTTTATTAATGACTGGCGGTTTTACCATTTTCGCTCCTGTGCTTGGCCTTGTTCCGTATACACCTTTTACTTCATCCATTGGATTTTTGCAAAGTACTCAAATCTATGAGCGGAGGCCGTTCTTATTTGGAGGCATGCTGTTGACCATAATCGGACTCATTCCTCCTTTTATCTCTTTCCTGGCCACCATGCCCATAACAGTCGGGAATGCTGTATTGTTCGTCGCTTACCTTCAACTGTTTGGCACGGCTTTCAACAGCGTCAAGGGTCAGCATTTTACTTCAGACACGATATTCAGGCTTGCCGTACCAGTATTGGTCGGAGTGAGTTTGATGAATATCTTGCCTAATGCATTTTCGGGCGTTCCCACGCTTTTACAGCCCTTTTTGACCAATGGGCTCATAATGGGTGTATTGATATCTATCGTGCTGGAGAAATCAGTAAACTGGAAGCGTTATGAACAACTGCAGAATTAA
- a CDS encoding amidohydrolase family protein yields the protein MSQSYWLTNVRLENGFTYDENETITGTETGNYHIKIENGIISSILLAKESITDQDPQHDVHGLLMVPSFKEMHIHIDKTYYGGPWKACMPAINGVKTRIEEEQVLLPELLPTAKVRAEKMLDLLLDFGSTHIRTHCNIDPVIGLKNLEATIQALEGYKDKLTYEIVAFPQHGLLRSNSAGLLREAMKYGANLVGGVDPATIDENIERSLETIMDIAVESNSDIDVHLHDPDQLGLFTMQRLASMTEDAGWQGRVTVSHASGLADVSVPEATSIAERFSETGISITSTVPIFRTIPIPLLHEKGVKVELGNDSITDHWTPFGIGDNLEKVGRLAERFRMIDERSLAKSLQFITGGTTPLNQDGIKAWPNVGDVANIVLLEASCSAEAVARRSKRAAVIFRGNVVSGSISSFETTGV from the coding sequence ATGTCACAATCGTATTGGTTGACGAATGTACGCTTGGAAAATGGTTTTACTTATGATGAAAATGAAACGATTACCGGTACTGAAACGGGAAATTACCACATTAAGATTGAAAATGGAATAATATCATCCATTTTATTAGCGAAGGAATCGATAACAGATCAGGACCCACAGCATGATGTTCACGGTCTCCTGATGGTCCCTTCATTTAAAGAAATGCATATTCACATTGATAAAACGTACTATGGCGGACCTTGGAAGGCTTGCATGCCTGCCATTAATGGCGTGAAAACCCGGATAGAGGAAGAGCAGGTCTTACTTCCCGAGTTATTGCCTACCGCTAAAGTAAGAGCAGAAAAAATGCTGGATTTATTATTGGACTTCGGATCTACCCATATACGCACCCATTGTAACATTGACCCCGTGATAGGTCTGAAAAATTTAGAGGCCACCATTCAAGCGTTAGAAGGGTATAAGGATAAATTGACGTATGAAATCGTCGCATTCCCACAGCATGGACTATTACGCTCAAATTCCGCAGGATTACTACGGGAGGCCATGAAGTATGGGGCGAATCTTGTAGGAGGCGTGGATCCCGCCACAATTGATGAAAATATAGAGCGGTCCCTTGAAACGATCATGGATATCGCGGTTGAATCGAATTCCGATATCGATGTCCATTTACATGATCCGGATCAGCTTGGACTCTTTACGATGCAACGTCTCGCTTCCATGACGGAAGACGCAGGCTGGCAAGGAAGGGTAACGGTTAGCCACGCCAGCGGTTTGGCAGATGTTTCAGTTCCAGAAGCAACGAGTATAGCCGAAAGGTTTTCGGAAACAGGAATATCCATTACATCCACAGTGCCTATCTTCAGGACGATCCCCATCCCCCTGCTCCATGAAAAAGGGGTGAAAGTCGAACTGGGTAATGACAGCATCACTGACCATTGGACACCCTTTGGCATTGGGGACAATCTGGAAAAGGTCGGCCGCCTTGCAGAGAGGTTTCGCATGATTGACGAACGCTCATTAGCTAAAAGCCTGCAATTCATAACGGGAGGGACTACCCCATTAAACCAAGACGGGATCAAGGCATGGCCTAATGTCGGGGATGTGGCGAATATCGTTTTGCTTGAAGCAAGCTGTTCAGCGGAAGCGGTGGCCCGAAGATCAAAGCGTGCCGCTGTCATCTTCAGGGGCAATGTAGTTAGCGGATCTATTTCATCTTTCGAGACGACAGGTGTTTAA
- a CDS encoding amidohydrolase — translation MNTIYLLKNVRLECGYRKENERVTGTITGLFHLLVKDGKITKIINDGEAIPNDSPVEDAKGLLALPSFIEKHVHLDKTLMGDAWRACTPSSSVIERFENEKKVLPSIATSTCKRAESLLEILLASGSTHVRTHVDIYPEVRLQNLEQVQQALAGYSSRLSSEIVAFAQHGLLRSGSAKLVREALRNGAGIVGAVDPASVDNNIEASLVQLMDLAVEADADVDLHLHDPGHLGTFTMKRLAALTKQAGWEGRVALSHAFGIGDVSKEEAYELADILRDAGISIVTSVPINRQMPPVDLLHERGVEVSVGNDNIFDVWSPLGNGDILERAGRLAERFKWIDEVSLSRTLGYITGGKTPLDENGNRIWPKAGDAASLVLIDASCSAEAVARRSERKAVIYKGNLVSGSLYKQKQSIEL, via the coding sequence ATGAATACAATCTATTTGTTAAAGAATGTTCGTTTGGAATGTGGTTACCGGAAAGAGAATGAAAGAGTTACAGGAACGATAACTGGGCTATTTCATCTGTTGGTGAAGGATGGAAAAATCACGAAGATTATCAATGATGGGGAAGCCATACCTAATGATTCACCAGTGGAAGATGCAAAAGGATTGCTGGCATTACCCTCCTTCATTGAAAAGCATGTCCATCTTGATAAAACACTGATGGGGGATGCTTGGAGAGCATGCACTCCTTCCTCGAGTGTCATTGAACGCTTTGAAAATGAGAAAAAGGTTTTGCCTTCCATTGCAACTAGCACATGTAAACGTGCAGAGTCTTTACTGGAAATACTTTTAGCTTCTGGCTCCACACATGTACGGACTCATGTTGATATCTACCCGGAAGTGAGATTGCAAAACTTAGAGCAAGTACAACAGGCGCTTGCCGGCTATTCTAGTAGACTCAGTTCAGAAATCGTCGCATTTGCCCAGCACGGATTGTTGCGGTCGGGTTCTGCCAAGCTTGTCAGGGAGGCATTGCGAAACGGGGCAGGAATCGTCGGGGCAGTCGATCCAGCATCAGTCGATAACAATATTGAAGCTTCGCTTGTGCAATTGATGGATCTAGCAGTGGAAGCGGACGCTGATGTGGACTTGCATTTACATGATCCCGGCCACCTGGGCACGTTCACCATGAAACGTTTGGCAGCTCTGACCAAGCAAGCAGGCTGGGAAGGCAGGGTAGCATTAAGCCATGCGTTCGGTATAGGGGACGTATCCAAGGAAGAAGCCTATGAGCTGGCTGACATTCTTAGGGATGCGGGGATTTCCATCGTCACCAGCGTCCCCATTAACAGACAGATGCCCCCTGTCGATTTATTACATGAAAGAGGGGTTGAAGTATCAGTAGGTAATGATAATATCTTTGATGTATGGTCACCTCTAGGGAATGGCGACATCTTAGAGAGAGCCGGCAGGCTGGCGGAACGCTTCAAATGGATTGATGAAGTCTCCCTATCTCGAACACTTGGGTATATAACGGGCGGAAAAACTCCATTAGATGAAAATGGTAACCGAATATGGCCGAAAGCTGGGGATGCTGCAAGCTTAGTATTGATTGACGCGAGCTGTTCTGCAGAAGCGGTTGCGAGGCGTTCTGAACGTAAAGCGGTCATTTACAAGGGGAATTTAGTTTCCGGTTCACTGTATAAACAAAAGCAGTCAATAGAGTTGTAA
- a CDS encoding amidohydrolase family protein, with the protein MKTKLKGRYVIGYDGCDHVILENAEIVYEKDTILYVGKNYNEEVDEVMDAGNAIISPGFIDLNALGDIDHDILHFEAGADRQKNLLWSENHIQSGHPELMTEEEESFKSLYAYSQLILHGVTTAMPITSVFYKSWAETYEELAAAAKHAAELGLRIYLGPSFQSGMRVVQPNGNIKLHWDEKAGEAGLQKAVEFVEKFDGAHGGMVRGMLAPERIESQTAEQLKQIKYYSEKLDVPIKLHAAQGSFEFNTIWEAHHVTPIRYLYDLGFLGPRTGIPHAHFVSGYSGAKYGQGDDLALLRETNTTVIHCPLIIGRHGEALESFAKYKRAGINIALGTDTFPPDMFQNVRIGSMLSRMVEGETDGSVYADFFRSATLDAAAFLGRNDLGRIAAGAKADIIAIDLDRYHMGVIDDPIRTMFVSGSGRDVKLSIINGKVVMKDQKIPNLDLKEIKYKGQKYFDKMRRGYLERDYQKLPEKELFKPSFKIVESISDAKARKQFTKTSKENEKHSKDFQNK; encoded by the coding sequence ATGAAAACCAAGCTTAAAGGAAGATATGTAATTGGGTATGATGGGTGCGATCATGTCATTTTGGAAAACGCAGAGATCGTTTATGAAAAAGACACGATACTGTATGTAGGGAAAAATTACAATGAAGAAGTGGACGAGGTAATGGATGCCGGTAACGCCATTATCAGTCCTGGGTTCATAGATTTAAATGCATTAGGGGACATTGACCATGATATTTTACATTTTGAAGCCGGTGCGGACAGACAGAAAAACCTTCTCTGGTCAGAGAATCATATACAAAGCGGACATCCCGAATTAATGACCGAGGAAGAAGAATCCTTTAAATCTTTATATGCTTATTCACAACTCATTCTTCATGGTGTGACGACGGCCATGCCTATCACTTCCGTTTTTTATAAAAGCTGGGCCGAAACCTATGAAGAATTGGCAGCTGCGGCAAAACATGCAGCTGAATTGGGGTTAAGGATTTACCTGGGCCCGAGTTTCCAATCAGGAATGAGAGTCGTCCAGCCTAACGGAAATATAAAACTGCATTGGGATGAAAAAGCCGGTGAAGCGGGATTGCAAAAAGCGGTGGAGTTTGTAGAAAAATTCGATGGAGCCCATGGAGGCATGGTCAGAGGGATGCTCGCTCCAGAACGTATAGAGTCCCAAACGGCAGAGCAATTAAAACAGATCAAATATTACAGCGAAAAATTGGATGTCCCGATTAAGCTCCATGCCGCACAAGGAAGTTTTGAATTCAACACCATCTGGGAGGCCCATCATGTTACACCAATCAGATATTTGTACGACCTTGGTTTTCTCGGTCCAAGAACAGGGATCCCGCATGCCCACTTTGTTTCAGGATACAGTGGAGCGAAATATGGACAGGGTGATGACTTGGCGCTGCTAAGAGAAACGAATACAACGGTGATTCATTGCCCCCTGATTATCGGGAGGCATGGGGAAGCGTTAGAATCATTCGCTAAATATAAAAGGGCTGGGATCAATATAGCCCTTGGAACGGACACCTTCCCTCCGGATATGTTCCAGAACGTAAGGATAGGGAGCATGCTCTCACGGATGGTGGAAGGAGAAACGGACGGCTCTGTCTATGCCGATTTCTTTCGGTCAGCCACACTTGATGCGGCTGCTTTTCTTGGCAGGAACGATCTTGGCCGCATTGCAGCAGGGGCAAAAGCTGATATCATTGCGATTGATTTGGACAGATATCATATGGGCGTAATCGATGATCCCATTCGGACCATGTTCGTAAGTGGGTCTGGGAGGGACGTTAAATTATCCATCATAAATGGAAAAGTAGTCATGAAGGATCAAAAAATCCCCAATCTTGATTTAAAAGAAATCAAATATAAGGGGCAAAAGTATTTTGATAAGATGAGAAGAGGATATCTGGAAAGAGATTATCAGAAGCTTCCCGAGAAAGAATTGTTTAAGCCATCATTTAAGATCGTGGAATCGATAAGCGATGCAAAAGCGAGAAAACAATTTACGAAAACAAGTAAAGAAAATGAAAAACATAGTAAAGATTTTCAAAATAAATAG